Below is a genomic region from Rhodococcus sp. WMMA185.
TCATCCTCGCGGACGGTAGGACCGTCGAGGGCAGCCACGCCCTCATGACGGTCGGTTCTGTTCCGAACACGCGGGGCCTCGGGCTCGAGAAGGTGGGACTCGAACTGGACAAGGGCGGGTATCTGCGCGTCGACCGCGTGTCGCGGACGACGGTGTCCGGGATTTACGCCGCAGGAGACTGCACCGGCCTGCTTCCGCTGGCCTCCGTCGCCGCGATGCAGGGCAGGATCGCCATGTACCACGCCCTCGGTGAAGGCGTCAGCCCGATCAAGCTGAAGACGGTGGCGTCGGCGGTATTCACCAGGCCCGAGATCGCCACGGTGGGCGTCAGCCAGGCGTCGATCGACGAGGGCGAGGTGCTGGCCCGGACCGTCATGCTCCCGCTCAACACCAACCCGCGCGCGAAAATGTCCGGGCTGCGCCGGGGCTTCGTCAAGATCTTCTGCCGTCCCGCTACCGGTGTGGTGATCGGCGGGGTGGTAGTGGCCCCCAACGGGTCGGAGTTGATCCTCCCGATTGCGATCGCGGTGCAGAACAACCTCACCGTGAACGACCTGGCCGCGACGTTCTCGGTGTACCCGTCGCTGACGGGATCGATCACCGAGGCCGCCCGTCAGCTGATGCGGCACGACGATCTGGGCTGATGGACCTCAGCGGGTGGTGTCGATCGAGACGTGCTTGCGTTGGGTGAAGCTCTGTTCGCCATCCCGATGACGTCGTCCTCGTCCTGCCACGGAATCACGCACATCACCGGGCCGAAGACCTCTTCCTGCGCGATGCGCCACTCGTTCTCCACACCGACGATGACGGTGGGCTCGACGTAGTACCCCTGAGACAGGGGTCCGCGGGTAGGCGGCATGCCGCCGGTGACGGCAGTGGTGTCGCTGCGCGCAAGACCATCGTCGATATAGCCGCAGACGCGGTCGAACTGTTTCTTGCTGACGATTGCGCCGATGTCCGATTCTTCGTCGAGTGGGTCGCCGACCGTCAGCTTGGCCAGCTGGGCGGCGACCTTGTCGACGAAGGACTCGAGAATGGTCTCGTGCACGAACAGCCTCGATCCAGCCGTGCAGGACTGTCCCTGGCGGACGAATCGCATGCCGGTGATGGTGCCCTGAGTCACCCAGTCCTCGTTGGCGTCCGGGTAGACGATCTGTGGGTTCTTGCCGCCGAGTTCGAGCGAAACCGGCACTATCCGTTCGGATGCCGCGGACATCACCCGCGAACCGACTGCCGTGCTCCCGGTGAACGACAACTTGCTTATGTGTGGATGCGTGATCAGGGCTTCACCGGCTTCGGTGCCGTACCCGACGATCACGTTCAGGACGCCGTGGGGGAGGAACCTGTCGGCGATCTCGGCCATCTCGAGAACGGCGAGACGCGCGTCCTCGGCGGCATTGAGTACCAACGTGTTTCCGGCAGCGAGCGCGGAGGCGATCTTCATGGACGCAAGCTGTACCGGGGCGTTCCAGGGAATGATTGCACCGACGACTCCGCGTGGTTCTCGGCGCGAATAGTCGAGCACCCGGGCATCGAGCGGGATGGTCTCGCCCTTGATCTCCCCGGCCACCGATCCGAAGTACCGGAACACGTCGATTGCGAAGCTCACTTCGCCCCGTGACTGCGTTCGCAGCGCGTTTCCGTTCTCCAATGAGATGATTCGGGCGATGCGCTCGACCTAGGATTCGAGGGCGTCGGCGATCTGCTGAAGCTGACGTCCGCGTGCGCGAGGGGCGGTGTCCCGCCAGTCGGGAAACGCTCGTCGGGCGGCATCGACCGCATCCGAAATGTCCTTCTCGCCGCCGCGAGGCACGCGAGCGATCGTCCGACGATCCCGCGGGCTCTCGACGGGGATCCATTCCTCACTTCGTGCAGAGACCCATTGGCCGTCTACCAAGTTCAGATGCTCTTCGTTGAGTTCGACAGCTACTGCAGCCATTGCTTACATCTCCATGCATGCTCGACTGGTACCGGTGTGCTCGACTGGTGCCGGGATGCCGCTTCAGTGCTCGAGTCGGTGATGCGGGTCAGCCTACTCGTGGACGAATGGCTCCAGAACCCCTGCGTGGAAGAGAAATCCGGACATTCGGTGCACTGAAGTCGGCGACACAGACGCCGCCGAACTCAGTGCACCGATGGAAGCGATCAGTTCATGCCGCCGCCGAGTGAGCCGAAGAGTCCGGGGCTCGTCCAGGCCGCGCAGCGGAAGGTCTCGAAGAAGGTGTCGGTTGGCCTGATCGTCACAGTCTGCTGGTCTTGCTCCGAGTCGGTCTGGCCTTGATCTCGAATAGCGTTGTTGGCGTCGATGACTCGCCAGCGGCAGAACGTTCCTGGGTCTGCTTCTTCCGCTAGGCCGGTCGTGGTGTAGGTGCCGGGCCTTATTCCACTACCTACCGCCAGGGTCTCGTCTGCATTAGATGGGATCGCCTCGCCACCAAGGGATCCCATTGGGGAGGCGGCAAAGGCAGCGGGGGCGAGCATCGCCGTTGCAGCGATCGTTGCGGCAGCGATGACTACGGGGTTGAGAATACGCATGGCCTCGAGAGTAGCCGTGATGCCTACGCTGTCAACGGGTTCGGTGTCGAGCATTCGGGCAGTGGAAGTAGCAGGAACTTGTCCGGGCTCACGTGGGATATCGAGGTGACGATTCCTTGCCGGATTCGTACCATTCGGTAGGTGTGAACCGTCCGCTGGCACCGCGCCGACGGCAAAGTTGGCGATGAAGGGCCCGAAGAGTCGTCGGCGTGAACGTCGATGCTCACGGCTGACCGCGTTACTCGGAAGTACTCAACGGCGATTACTGCGGAGTATTCAATAATGCGATGTACTGAATCACACGCAGGAAGCTACTAGCCTGAAGTTAACCCGTTGCGATCTCACAGGAGTCCGCGTTGAGCAATCAGCCAGGTGTGCAATTCCTCGGTCCCGAGCAGCGCGATGCCGCGTGGGACCAGTTGCAGATCGAGCAATTCGATGTCGTCGTGATCGGGGGCGGCGTGGTCGGTGCCGGTGCGGCGCTCGATGCGGCCACCCGCGGGCTCAAGGTGGCACTGGTGGAGGCACGAGACTATGCCTCTGGAACGTCGAGTCGCTCGTCGAAGATGTTCCACGGCGGCCTGCGCTACCTCGAGCAACTCGAGTTCGGGTTGGTGCGTGAAGCACTGCGAGAGCGTGAACTGTCGCTGACCACCCTCGCGCCACACCTGGTGAAGCCGTTGAAGTTCCTGTTCCCGATTACCCACCGGATCTGGGAGCGGCCCTATCTGGCTGCGGGGATCTTCCTCTACGACCGGATGGGCGGGGCCAAATCGGTTCCAGCGCAGAAACACCTGACCCGAGCGGGTGCGCTGCGCATGGCCCCTGGGCTCAAGCGCAATTCGCTGGTCGGTGGCATCGAGTACTTCGACACGGTAGTCGATGACGCCCGGCACACCATGACGGTTGCCCGCACGGCCGCACATTTCGGGGCGGTGGTGCGGACATCGTCGCAGGTAGTCGGATTCCTGCGGGAGTCGGATCGGGTATCGGGTGTGCGAGTGCGAGACTCCGAGGACGGGCGCACCGCAGAGGTCAAGGCCCACGTTGTCATCAATGCGACCGGGGTATGGACGGACGAGATCCAGTCGCTGTCCCGTCAGCGTGGCAGATTCCGGGTGCGCGCGTCCAAGGGTGTGCACATCGTGGTCCCGAGGGATCGAATCGTCAGCGACGCCGCGATCATCCTCCGCACCGAGAAATCGGTGCTGTTCGTGATTCCGTGGGGTACTCATTGGATCATCGGGACCACCGACACGGAGTGGAATCTCGATCTCGGACATCCGGCTGCGACCAAGGCTGACATCGACTACATACTCGGTCGCGTGAACGAGGTGCTGGTCACCTCGCTGACCCACGCGGACATCGACGGGGTCTATGCGGGCCTTCGCCCGTTGCTCGAGGGGGAGAGCGATGAGACATCGAAGCTCTCACGCGAACACGCCGTCGCGCGCGTCGCTCCAGGCTTGGTCGCCATCGCAGGCGGAAAATACACCACCTATCGCGTCATGGCGAAGGATGCGGTAGACATCGCAGCGGACGACATCCCGGCCAGAGTGGCGCCGTCCATCACGCAGAAGGTGCGATTGGTGGGTGCGGACGGCTACTTCGCTCTGATGAACCAGACCGTCCATCTCGGCGACACCTACGGTCTGCATCCCTACCGAGTCAAACATCTGCTCAACCGCTACGGCTCGCTGATCAGCCAGGTCCTCGAGCAGGCTGCCGGCAGACCCGAACTTCTGCAGCCGCTGACCGATGCACCGGCCTATCTGCAGGTCGAGGCAGTGTACGCGGCGGTCGCAGAAGGAGCCCTGCACCTCGACGACATTCTGGCCAGGCGGACGAGGATCTCGATCGAGTACCCGCATCGAGGTGTGAACTGCGCCGAGCAGGTGGCGCAACTGGTGGCCCCGATCCTGGGCTGGGACAGCGACGCGGTTGACCGCGAGGTGAGGACCTACCGGGCGCGCGTAGAGGCGGAGGTGAAGTCGCAGACCCAGCCTGATGACCTGTCCGCCGATGCGCTGCGTGCCGCAGCCCCCGAGTCGCGGGTGGAACTGCTCGAGCCGCCGGTCAGTGTGTCAGAAATACCTTGAACACCACGATGGCGGCTGCGATGACCGCAAGTGTGATGGCTGCCCAATGGGTACCTAGAGTCACTTTCTCTCGGCGTAGTCGGCTGATGACGTAGCTGGTCGAGCTGATACGGACGATTATCACGATCTCGGCGATCAGCTGTGCGGTGGTGGGTTGGAGCCAACCCAGGAACGCGGTCGCGAGGATTGCACACGGCACGGCTGCGGACGTCAGGATCGGTAGCCCGTCGCGGAGTTCTTTTCTACGTTCGGTACTCGTCAGGGATCTGTTCAGACGGAGTGTCTGCCCGACGGACTCGGCGAACGTGTGGGCGAGATAGGTCGACAGGGCTGTGCCGACCACGATGGCGATACCCAGTGTTTCCTGTGATTGAGTCACGGGAATGAGGGCCGCCAGCACCAGAATATTGCCGTAGATGTAGGCGCTGATGCGGCTTGCCGCATGCTCTGGAGTAAGTGATTCCTTGCCACCGACAGCTGGACGGTTGAAGAGACTCGGAGGATCCCACGCCATGTCTGAAGAGCATTACACAGGCGGTGCGTCAGTGGGTGCGGACCAGCGATTTCGGGGCGTGGGCGGCGACGACCTTCGAGATCGCCATGACGATGAGGGTTGAAACAGCGATGACTTCCATGTGATCGAGTATTCACGTGCAACCCGTGAATATCGTTGGGGGTTTCTGTGAGTTTCCTGGGAATTGACCGAGCCTGGCTCTACAGGGCCGAGATAGGCGCTCTCTTGCCCGGGCACATAGCATCAAAGACCTGCGTGGGAGCGTTCGGGAACCTGCCGAGGGGTGTCGGAGACGAGTTCGCCAAAGAGTTGCTCACCACGACCCCGGTCCGTGTGGGACCGGTGACTGCAGGGGGAGGAAATCAGCCGCTAGCCGATTGTGGTTCTCCGTGTATCCGCATCGCTTCCAGAGAGCAGTACAGCGCCGTCTCGGAGGCCATTACTTTGGCCATGCCGGTTTCGCCGTCGGCCCGATCTCCGGCGTCCAGGCGTGACGCTGCCCAAAAGGTCAACAGCCGAGCACTCTGCACGCGGGTTGCCATCTCCACCAATTGCAGTTGGATGGCCTGGAATTCGGCGATGGCCCGCGCCGCCACGTTGATCCGCCCTGTCTCCAACGCAGACAGCGCTTGCTGCATGCCCTTGCCTTCGACCGCAACTCAGGACCGTTTCGGGCCTTGACGCCGTCCAGGCTCTGTTGCGAGGTCGCGGGCCGAGCAGGCTCGGAGACTGGCCGGTGAGGGGGTCAAGAAGTGCGGGCAGGACTGCGTTGGCAGTAAGTGCAGAAACAGATGCGCTGTAGGCCGAGGTGGTGCTCTTCGATCACTGTCCCGCATCGGCGGCAGGGCCTTCGAGCTCGCCCGTAAACCCACGGACGTCGCCTGTGGGGACTGTTCTTATCAGCGTTGATCATCCGATGGGCGAGGTGAACCATCGCGGGTAGGTCGGCCACCGCGCTCGCGGGAGTGAACGGATGGACGCCGCGCAGAAAGCACACTTCGGTGCGGTAGAAGTTGCCGAGGCCCGCGAGGTTGCGTTGGTCGACCAAGGCGAGGCCGATCGGTTGTTCGTCGGCCTTGCGTAGATTGTCGACCGCGGTGTCGGCATCCCAGTCGGGACCGAGGAGATCGGGGCCGAGGTGCCCGACTGCCGAGTCCTCGCCGGCGCGGTTGAGCACTTCAGCGATGCCGAGTGAGAATCCCACGGCCACTCGATGTTCGGTAGCGAGGACGATCCGCGCCTGATGCCCGGGCCTCCGCCAGGGGGAGCCGGGCGCATAGATGTGCCATGCGCCCTCCATCTTCAGGTGGGTGTGTATGGAGTGGTCGCCCACACGGATCAGCAGATGTTTACCCCGGCTGACCACCTCGTCGATCTCCTGCCCGGACAGATCGATCACGGCGTACCGCGGGACCCGGATGTCGCACCGGGTGAGAACGTGCCCGGCAAGGGCTTTGTGCAGTGCGTTGGCGGTGCGCCAGACGGTGTCACCCTCGGGCATGTCAGGCTCGTAGCCGGAATCCGCGCGGGGTGGGGGAGAAGCCGGCCTCGGTGAGTACGGGTGCGAAGTCGCTACCGTGAATGGTGTGGCCGTCGACCTTCTCGACGACGATCTTGTCGATCCCGCCTCGCTTGACGATGCCAGCGAGAGCCGTTGCCGCCGTTCGTAACACACCTGGGTTGTCGCTGAACGTCAGCACCGTCCGCCCGCCTCGCTCCACGAACAGGACTAGCTCGCCCTCCAGGAGAACC
It encodes:
- a CDS encoding DNA-formamidopyrimidine glycosylase family protein, with amino-acid sequence MPEGDTVWRTANALHKALAGHVLTRCDIRVPRYAVIDLSGQEIDEVVSRGKHLLIRVGDHSIHTHLKMEGAWHIYAPGSPWRRPGHQARIVLATEHRVAVGFSLGIAEVLNRAGEDSAVGHLGPDLLGPDWDADTAVDNLRKADEQPIGLALVDQRNLAGLGNFYRTEVCFLRGVHPFTPASAVADLPAMVHLAHRMINADKNSPHRRRPWVYGRARRPCRRCGTVIEEHHLGLQRICFCTYCQRSPARTS
- a CDS encoding acyl-CoA dehydrogenase family protein, which gives rise to MQQALSALETGRINVAARAIAEFQAIQLQLVEMATRVQSARLLTFWAASRLDAGDRADGETGMAKVMASETALYCSLEAMRIHGEPQSASG
- a CDS encoding glycerol-3-phosphate dehydrogenase/oxidase, which produces MSNQPGVQFLGPEQRDAAWDQLQIEQFDVVVIGGGVVGAGAALDAATRGLKVALVEARDYASGTSSRSSKMFHGGLRYLEQLEFGLVREALRERELSLTTLAPHLVKPLKFLFPITHRIWERPYLAAGIFLYDRMGGAKSVPAQKHLTRAGALRMAPGLKRNSLVGGIEYFDTVVDDARHTMTVARTAAHFGAVVRTSSQVVGFLRESDRVSGVRVRDSEDGRTAEVKAHVVINATGVWTDEIQSLSRQRGRFRVRASKGVHIVVPRDRIVSDAAIILRTEKSVLFVIPWGTHWIIGTTDTEWNLDLGHPAATKADIDYILGRVNEVLVTSLTHADIDGVYAGLRPLLEGESDETSKLSREHAVARVAPGLVAIAGGKYTTYRVMAKDAVDIAADDIPARVAPSITQKVRLVGADGYFALMNQTVHLGDTYGLHPYRVKHLLNRYGSLISQVLEQAAGRPELLQPLTDAPAYLQVEAVYAAVAEGALHLDDILARRTRISIEYPHRGVNCAEQVAQLVAPILGWDSDAVDREVRTYRARVEAEVKSQTQPDDLSADALRAAAPESRVELLEPPVSVSEIP